In the Topomyia yanbarensis strain Yona2022 chromosome 3, ASM3024719v1, whole genome shotgun sequence genome, one interval contains:
- the LOC131688160 gene encoding large ribosomal subunit protein uL2: protein MGRVIRAQRKGAGSVFTAHTKKRKGEPKLRALDYAERHGYLKGVVRQIIHDPGRGAPLAVVHFRDPYKFKLRKQLFIAAEGMYTGQFVYCGKRAQLQIGNVLPIGLMPEGTIVCNLEEKTGDRGKLARTSGNYASVIAHNPDTKRTRVKLPSGAKKVLPSANRAMVGIVAGGGRIDKPILKAGRAYHKYKVKRNCWPKVRGVAMNPVEHPHGGGNHQHIGKASTVKRGTPPGRKVGLIAARRTGRIRGGKGDEKFKEKEKK from the exons ATGGGGCGCGTCATTCGTGCACAGCGTAAAGGTGCAGGGTCTGTCTTCACTGCCCACACCAAGAAGCGAAAGGGAGAGCCCAAGCTGCGCGCCCTCGATTATGCCGAACGTCACGGTTACCTGAAGGGAGTCGTAAGG CAAATCATCCACGATCCTGGTCGTGGTGCCCCGCTGGCCGTGGTCCACTTCCGCGACCCGTACAAGTTCAAGCTGCGCAAGCAGTTGTTCATCGCGGCCGAAGGTATGTACACCGGACAGTTCGTGTACTGCGGAAAGCGCGCCCAGCTGCAGATCGGAAACGTGCTACCGATCGGTCTGATGCCGGAAGGTACCATTGTTTGCAACCTGGAGGAGAAGACCGGTGATCGTGGCAAGTTGGCCCGTACGTCGGGTAACTACGCCTCGGTCATTGCTCATAATCCGGATACAAAGCGCACGCGTGTGAAGTTGCCCTCGGGAGCTAAGAAGGTTCTACCGTCCGCTAATCGGGCCATGGTTGGAATCGTTGCTGGTGGTGGTCGTATTGACAAACCGATCTTGAAGGCTGGTCGTGCCTACCACAAGTATAAGGTGAAGCGTAACTGCTGGCCGAAGGTGCGTGGTGTTGCCATGAACCCTGTTGAACATCCCCACGGTGGTGGTAACCATCAGCATATCGGTAAGGCGTCGACCGTTAAGCGAGGAACACCACCGGGTCGCAAGGTCGGTCTTATTGCTGCCCGTCGTACCGGTCGTATTCGCGGTGGTAAGGGTGATGAGAAGTTCAAGGAGAAGGAGAAGAAGTAA